In a genomic window of Pseudomonadota bacterium:
- a CDS encoding DJ-1/PfpI family protein produces MNFGILVFPDVEELDFVGPWEIIGMWSKFADGPEQRFIVAESLEPVICAKGLSVNPHVSFEQCPQLDFLLVPGGQGARQEVDNPVLINFITEQARLCKAVFSVCTGTFLLHKASLLYGKKVTTHWSSLGRLKTLGDVMVVEERFVHDGDIWTSAGVSAGIDLMLTFIAEVAGEEVAGKVQFAAEYYPSIKRYGASHKSPMAPLYLKEKD; encoded by the coding sequence ATGAATTTTGGTATTCTTGTTTTTCCGGATGTTGAAGAGCTTGATTTTGTTGGTCCATGGGAAATCATTGGCATGTGGAGCAAATTCGCCGATGGACCTGAGCAGCGCTTCATTGTGGCCGAGTCGCTTGAGCCGGTCATCTGTGCGAAGGGTCTCTCTGTAAATCCTCATGTATCCTTCGAGCAGTGCCCTCAACTTGATTTCCTTCTTGTACCGGGCGGCCAGGGAGCTCGCCAGGAGGTGGACAATCCGGTACTTATTAACTTTATCACCGAACAGGCAAGGCTGTGCAAAGCTGTATTTTCTGTGTGCACCGGGACTTTCCTGCTGCACAAGGCCAGTTTGCTATATGGAAAAAAGGTCACTACCCATTGGAGCTCCCTTGGCCGTTTGAAGACCCTTGGGGATGTCATGGTAGTTGAAGAGCGTTTTGTACATGATGGAGATATTTGGACATCGGCGGGAGTGTCTGCCGGTATCGATCTCATGCTCACCTTTATTGCGGAGGTTGCCGGTGAGGAGGTTGCGGGGAAGGTCCAGTTTGCCGCCGAATATTACCCATCAATAAAGCGGTACGGTGCCTCACACAAAAGTCCCATGGCACCTCTTTACTTGAAGGAGAAAGATTAA